From Polaribacter butkevichii, a single genomic window includes:
- a CDS encoding SAF domain-containing protein — MDTIVIALRNYEANTIITVNGVDIKLKGAIDFGHKIAIKSIKKKDKILKYGLSIGSATQEISPGEHVHSHNMETDYLMSL, encoded by the coding sequence ATGGATACTATTGTAATTGCCTTAAGAAACTATGAGGCAAACACGATTATTACTGTAAATGGAGTAGATATTAAATTGAAAGGAGCTATTGATTTTGGTCATAAAATTGCGATAAAATCTATCAAAAAAAAGGATAAAATATTAAAATATGGGCTATCTATAGGAAGTGCTACACAAGAAATTAGTCCAGGTGAACATGTGCATAGTCATAATATGGAAACAGATTATTTAATGAGTCTTTAG
- a CDS encoding MFS transporter, whose amino-acid sequence MPTKTNTVTANPKVKDSKIRWVIVALLFFATTINYIDRQVIGLLKPFIEKDLHWTEADYGYIVTAFQIAYAIGLLISGRMLDKLGSRLGYTVAIIIWSVGAFLHAFVYSVLGFGIVRSILGVGEAANFPAAVKTVAEWFPKKERALATGIFNSGSNIGAIVAPLIVVGITITLNWKWAFIITGLLGFIWIIFWLLIYRTPEKHKRVSSTELAYILSDNESVVESTDDNGITWKSLFKHRQTYAICMSRFFTDWVWWFFLFWAPDFLNKTQNIDLKDSILPLIIIYTMASIGGVFGGALSSRFIKIGKTIDYARKTAILVCAIMVLPLIFATKFDNLWLVVVIIGLATAAHQGWASNIFTVVSDIYPKKAVATMVGLSGFTGAIGGALAASFVGLVLDISGSYTLIFVIASSMYLLAWLILKIMIPQIKPIDNI is encoded by the coding sequence ATGCCAACTAAAACAAATACAGTAACTGCAAATCCAAAGGTCAAAGACTCTAAAATAAGGTGGGTTATAGTCGCTTTATTATTTTTTGCAACGACAATCAATTATATAGATAGGCAAGTAATTGGACTGCTAAAACCTTTTATAGAAAAAGATTTGCATTGGACTGAGGCTGATTATGGATATATTGTTACAGCCTTCCAAATAGCCTATGCCATCGGACTTTTAATCAGTGGGCGGATGCTAGATAAATTAGGTTCTCGATTAGGATATACCGTGGCCATTATTATATGGAGTGTTGGTGCGTTTTTGCATGCTTTTGTGTATTCAGTTTTGGGTTTTGGTATTGTACGATCTATTTTAGGGGTTGGTGAAGCTGCCAATTTTCCGGCAGCTGTAAAAACGGTAGCCGAGTGGTTTCCCAAAAAAGAACGCGCATTAGCCACGGGTATTTTTAATTCTGGTTCAAACATCGGTGCCATTGTAGCGCCTTTAATTGTGGTTGGAATTACGATTACTTTAAACTGGAAATGGGCATTTATTATCACAGGATTATTAGGGTTTATTTGGATTATTTTTTGGCTTTTAATTTATAGAACTCCTGAAAAACATAAAAGAGTTTCCAGTACCGAATTAGCTTATATATTATCTGACAACGAGTCTGTAGTAGAATCTACGGATGACAATGGAATTACGTGGAAGTCGTTGTTTAAACACAGGCAAACCTATGCAATATGTATGTCGCGTTTTTTTACTGATTGGGTTTGGTGGTTTTTCCTTTTTTGGGCGCCAGATTTTCTAAATAAAACACAAAATATTGATTTAAAGGATTCTATTTTGCCACTTATTATTATTTATACCATGGCAAGTATTGGAGGGGTTTTTGGAGGTGCTTTGTCATCTCGATTTATAAAAATTGGGAAAACAATTGATTATGCTAGAAAAACAGCCATATTAGTTTGTGCCATCATGGTTTTACCTTTAATTTTTGCAACAAAATTCGATAATCTTTGGCTGGTAGTTGTAATTATTGGTCTTGCAACGGCTGCACATCAAGGATGGGCGTCTAACATTTTTACAGTAGTGTCCGATATTTATCCCAAAAAAGCCGTTGCTACAATGGTAGGGCTTTCTGGTTTTACAGGAGCAATAGGCGGCGCTTTAGCCGCATCATTTGTAGGCCTTGTTTTAGATATTAGTGGAAGTTATACCCTTATTTTTGTTATTGCAAGTTCTATGTATTTGCTCGCTTGGTTGATATTGAAAATTATGATTCCTCAAATAAAACCTATTGATAATATATAA